In Erythrobacter sp. F6033, a single genomic region encodes these proteins:
- a CDS encoding DUF3857 domain-containing protein — translation MTFRVSRSAISLIALCVSSIAMAGDEPVYEAAPDWIDLVDLDGVERDPANNQIVNDTQIRLQNGLHWEYKDIVYRVESLADLSNVGTLTARWMPDKGDLIVHEIAILRDGAVTDLVDQGEKMEVLRRERLLESKIIDGSLTATLSVPGLQVGDELRMRYSVTNSDQALKEEVQSQTFLWREPRKQADFGRILASWPTDLDVTYKAGPNFDLPEVTEKNGHSWIEVKLPLDEADDLPNGVPPRYRRGTILQIGTFANWAEVSSTMAPYYETDGALDGLTDLLEKVEAIRANNTTDLEQAVAALELVQEDIRYLLNGLDGGNYLPQDVPTTWEKKYGDCKAKTVILLAILNHLGIQSEAVLASVRAGNNVPSSLPIPGAFDHVLVRAEIDGVLYYLDGTSIGANIKTVGNVPPFEYTLPIRAAGAEIEPIKQVLPRFAETQMEVLGDVRAGGDLPALVTIKVHLVGTAAAQTNAQSEKFTDRAKKNMGRGMGRATGNSMNVLDVEVIEGDDDSIATIVMTGIGSPMFTFKDGRFESTPTVLAGQVKFAPNRSRKEWRDIPVWTGRPNSTSMSLTALLPDSPGDFELRGDKPINVKVAGRQYVRESSIANGEFVMKESLVTTGGEIAPEFFRDARREAAKLARQELKLIAPDEMPRRWRYARETDRSALEPLEAAYAQLIEDEPDEVAPYLTRAAFRFDTYDYAGSLADMNTVVDLEATAENYRQRAGAHIKMLDRESAKADLDEAYSLDPTPARAIELADAMAYLGDLEGAREILEYEDGDVNVRRSLEFAFAELDALQGDTAAGLARLDQLLEDKPTDPTLLNEKCWFMGVWQVSLADAVPVCTKAVESSGESPNILDSRAMAHYRNGMFEEALTDINAALDRAPQLAPSVLLRGFIRLAAGDADGQSDIDDALASRPELADQYRRWGFDL, via the coding sequence ATGACATTTCGCGTTTCACGTTCAGCCATTTCGCTGATCGCTCTATGTGTTTCTTCCATTGCCATGGCGGGCGATGAGCCGGTTTACGAAGCGGCACCGGACTGGATCGATTTGGTGGATTTGGATGGCGTTGAACGCGACCCAGCAAACAACCAGATTGTGAATGACACCCAGATACGGCTGCAGAATGGCCTGCACTGGGAATACAAAGATATTGTCTACCGCGTCGAAAGCCTCGCGGATCTATCCAATGTCGGCACGCTAACGGCGCGATGGATGCCGGATAAAGGCGACTTGATTGTTCATGAAATCGCCATTTTGCGAGATGGCGCTGTAACTGATCTCGTCGATCAGGGTGAGAAGATGGAGGTGCTTCGCCGCGAGCGCCTGCTGGAAAGCAAGATCATCGATGGTTCTCTTACCGCGACGTTGTCGGTTCCCGGCCTTCAGGTCGGCGACGAGCTTCGGATGCGGTATTCTGTGACGAATTCGGATCAGGCGCTGAAAGAAGAAGTGCAAAGCCAGACTTTCCTTTGGAGAGAGCCGCGCAAACAAGCCGATTTCGGGCGAATTCTGGCGTCTTGGCCGACTGATTTGGATGTGACGTACAAAGCTGGTCCCAATTTCGATCTTCCCGAGGTGACAGAGAAAAACGGCCATAGTTGGATCGAGGTGAAGCTCCCTCTCGATGAAGCCGACGATCTGCCAAACGGTGTGCCGCCGCGCTATCGCAGGGGAACGATTTTGCAGATCGGAACCTTTGCCAATTGGGCCGAGGTTTCAAGCACTATGGCCCCGTATTATGAGACGGACGGAGCGCTCGACGGGCTCACCGATTTGCTCGAGAAAGTCGAAGCAATCCGTGCGAACAACACGACCGATCTTGAACAGGCTGTCGCTGCACTCGAACTGGTTCAGGAAGACATTCGCTATCTGCTCAACGGCCTCGATGGAGGGAACTACCTCCCTCAGGACGTTCCGACGACTTGGGAAAAGAAATACGGAGATTGCAAAGCGAAAACAGTGATTTTGCTGGCAATCCTCAATCATCTTGGAATCCAGTCGGAAGCGGTTCTCGCCTCTGTTCGCGCTGGCAATAATGTCCCTTCGTCGCTTCCAATTCCGGGAGCGTTCGATCATGTTCTTGTCCGCGCGGAGATAGACGGTGTCCTCTATTATCTGGATGGCACGTCGATCGGCGCGAATATCAAGACTGTCGGCAATGTTCCGCCGTTTGAATACACTTTGCCAATCCGCGCAGCCGGCGCGGAAATCGAACCAATCAAACAGGTTTTGCCTCGCTTCGCTGAAACACAGATGGAGGTTTTGGGTGATGTTCGGGCGGGCGGAGACTTGCCCGCCTTAGTCACGATAAAGGTTCATTTGGTCGGGACTGCGGCCGCGCAAACCAATGCCCAATCCGAGAAATTCACCGACAGAGCGAAGAAAAATATGGGTCGCGGAATGGGCCGCGCCACCGGTAACAGTATGAATGTTCTAGATGTCGAAGTCATCGAAGGTGATGATGACAGCATCGCAACTATAGTAATGACGGGCATTGGCTCACCAATGTTCACTTTCAAAGATGGGCGCTTTGAATCCACACCGACCGTCCTCGCAGGACAGGTGAAATTTGCGCCCAATCGATCGCGCAAGGAATGGCGGGATATTCCGGTTTGGACGGGCCGACCAAACAGCACTTCGATGTCCTTGACAGCGCTGCTGCCGGATAGTCCCGGCGATTTCGAGCTGCGCGGTGATAAGCCAATCAACGTCAAGGTTGCCGGCCGTCAATACGTCCGGGAAAGCTCAATCGCGAACGGCGAATTTGTGATGAAGGAAAGCCTCGTGACCACCGGCGGCGAGATTGCTCCCGAATTCTTCCGTGATGCACGCCGCGAGGCTGCGAAGCTTGCTCGCCAAGAACTCAAACTGATCGCTCCTGATGAAATGCCGAGACGGTGGCGATATGCGCGCGAGACCGACCGAAGCGCGCTGGAGCCGTTGGAGGCGGCCTATGCGCAATTGATCGAGGATGAACCCGACGAAGTGGCCCCATATCTCACACGCGCGGCTTTCCGGTTTGATACCTATGACTACGCCGGCTCGCTTGCTGATATGAACACCGTGGTCGATCTGGAAGCGACAGCAGAGAATTACCGCCAGCGTGCGGGTGCACACATCAAAATGCTAGATCGCGAATCCGCCAAAGCCGATCTTGATGAGGCTTATTCGTTGGACCCAACACCTGCCCGCGCGATCGAGCTTGCGGATGCGATGGCCTACCTGGGCGATCTTGAGGGCGCGCGCGAGATTCTGGAATATGAAGACGGTGACGTGAATGTCAGGCGCAGTCTTGAATTTGCATTTGCAGAGCTGGATGCGCTGCAAGGTGATACAGCGGCGGGTCTAGCTCGTCTCGATCAGTTGCTGGAAGACAAGCCGACCGACCCGACTCTGCTCAACGAAAAATGCTGGTTTATGGGAGTTTGGCAGGTCTCGCTCGCCGATGCGGTTCCGGTCTGCACAAAGGCCGTCGAAAGCAGCGGGGAATCGCCCAACATCCTCGATAGCCGCGCGATGGCGCATTATCGCAATGGCATGTTTGAAGAGGCTCTGACTGATATCAACGCCGCGCTTGATCGTGCGCCGCAACTGGCGCCATCGGTATTGCTTCGCGGGTTTATCCGGCTGGCTGCTGGGGATGCTGACGGACAAAGCGATATTGATGATGCATTGGCGAGCCGCCCAGAACTTGCCGATCAATATCGCCGCTGGGGCTTTGATCTTTAG
- the radC gene encoding DNA repair protein RadC, with protein sequence MRERLLKGGAEALADYEVLEYLLFAAIKQGDTKPVAKELLKQFGTLAGVLNADPKALQRVKGIGETSAAALKSVSIAARRMARSEVAQKPVLSSWQALLDYLAIDMAHLTVERVRVLYLDTKNRLIDDHHVGDGSIDEAAIHPREVIRKAMDVGASALILVHNHPSGSPEPSRADIQITKKIAEAGRLLGVTLHDHVIVGREGHVSLRSKGLI encoded by the coding sequence CTGCGCGAGCGGTTGCTTAAAGGCGGTGCAGAAGCTCTCGCCGATTACGAAGTTCTCGAATACCTGCTGTTCGCCGCGATCAAGCAAGGCGATACCAAGCCTGTTGCCAAGGAATTGCTGAAGCAATTTGGCACGCTCGCAGGCGTGCTCAACGCCGATCCCAAAGCTTTGCAGCGGGTCAAAGGCATTGGAGAAACAAGCGCAGCTGCTCTCAAATCCGTCTCAATCGCGGCCCGCCGAATGGCGCGCAGCGAGGTCGCTCAAAAGCCCGTCCTATCGAGTTGGCAAGCGCTGCTAGATTATCTGGCAATAGACATGGCGCATCTCACCGTCGAACGGGTTCGCGTGCTGTATCTGGACACCAAAAACCGTTTGATCGACGATCATCATGTGGGTGACGGTTCAATCGACGAAGCCGCCATCCATCCGCGTGAAGTGATCCGTAAGGCGATGGATGTCGGGGCGAGCGCCCTCATCCTGGTGCACAATCACCCGAGCGGAAGCCCGGAGCCAAGCCGCGCCGACATTCAGATCACAAAGAAGATCGCCGAGGCCGGGCGCCTGTTAGGCGTTACTCTGCACGATCATGTCATCGTTGGGCGCGAAGGCCATGTTAGCCTCCGCTCCAAAGGACTGATCTAA
- a CDS encoding YdbH domain-containing protein, producing MFALLCAATVAVWISREQIAGNIIEAELERLGIPATYEIVSITPQKQLLRNLIVGDPDRPDLAIEEIVVNLDYGWSGASAGTIEIVRPRLYGTYRDGQFSLGALDPAIFAESDEPAGLPALDVVVRDGRALIETDFGAIGAKLSGEGRLDSGFGGKLAVTAPNIGVEGCKTNEATLYGDLSTDSGVPSFSGPIRLRDVSCEGATLARADATATISLTDDFSVIAGRMSVAAANLGFAGNSASEVAGDVELNLSEGGLNLSHDLAGKSVSTDYGSIGEIRADGSLRSDAEFARTDWNADISGRRVSIRGNLESILQDASDGAEGTFVSSLLSKFQRNFKVAASNADLRSSIVARQNGSEMSVVIPEGRLTSASGEALIAISRFSWATNNSGSQLRGNFLTGGEGLPRINGRMEQAPTGGLMLRMAMAEYAAGSDRIAIPRLQVAQGRGEGLEFGGVVKAGGALPGGSVTALELPIEGQWSSDGELSFGRRCSRIRFDALAIYDLSLEGQSLALCPKGRAMVRYGEALQISAETRDLDLVGQLAGSPTTISTRAVSFSYPGSFELNELAATIGEDGSAMRLRADVLSGDGEGLSGTFSGADARLDFVPLDLASMAGRWAYRDETLQIDESTFVLTERIEGEARFEPLLARDATLSLFNGDLRAQAALIHPTSQRLITQVDVDHNLGTGQGQATLAVPGVVFDDQLRPEDISYLAKGVIAFADGAVSGEGTVRWTEDTIVSGGTFGTERLDLAATFGPIDGLRGSIEFTDLINLTTAPDQVIEIGSINPGIEVLGGRVVFSMTNGELISVKDARWPFMGGELILSPVDIRYGEQGEQLYVFEIVGLDAATFIAQMELTNLGADGTFDGTVPILFDDQGNGTIGTGLLISRPPGGNVSYIGELTYEDMGAITNFAFQSLRSLDYKQMSIGLDGSLAGEIVTSFKIDGVRQGEGASQNLVTRQLAKLPIRFNINVRSQNFYQLATMVRSFFDPEYLGNPVDKGLLSLEEGRFAPNSPFTEPQPIPPPQENEPPPATDIRRDNESPVQPSESDETL from the coding sequence GTGTTCGCGCTGCTCTGCGCGGCGACTGTTGCGGTGTGGATTTCCCGTGAGCAGATCGCCGGGAACATTATCGAAGCTGAATTGGAACGCCTCGGTATTCCGGCAACGTATGAAATTGTTTCGATAACGCCGCAAAAGCAGCTGTTGCGAAACTTGATTGTCGGTGATCCCGATCGGCCCGACCTGGCGATCGAAGAGATCGTGGTGAATCTCGATTACGGATGGAGCGGCGCATCGGCAGGCACAATCGAAATAGTTCGCCCGCGACTATACGGCACGTACCGCGATGGCCAATTCAGCCTCGGCGCGCTTGATCCTGCAATTTTTGCAGAAAGCGACGAGCCAGCCGGATTACCTGCACTGGACGTTGTGGTGCGAGACGGACGGGCTCTTATCGAAACAGATTTCGGCGCGATAGGCGCTAAGCTGAGCGGCGAGGGCCGGCTTGATAGCGGATTTGGCGGAAAGCTGGCCGTTACTGCACCCAATATCGGCGTAGAAGGCTGCAAAACCAACGAAGCGACCCTGTATGGTGATCTTTCAACAGATAGCGGTGTGCCTTCGTTCTCCGGCCCCATCAGATTGCGCGATGTCTCTTGCGAAGGCGCGACGCTTGCCAGAGCGGATGCGACCGCGACCATTTCTTTGACCGATGACTTCTCGGTCATTGCAGGACGTATGAGCGTTGCGGCGGCGAATTTGGGATTTGCAGGAAACTCGGCATCTGAAGTCGCAGGTGATGTCGAACTTAACTTGAGCGAAGGCGGGCTCAATCTCAGCCATGATCTTGCAGGGAAGAGCGTCTCCACGGACTATGGATCGATAGGTGAGATTCGGGCAGACGGTTCCTTGCGGAGCGATGCGGAATTTGCCCGAACCGACTGGAATGCGGATATTTCAGGCAGACGAGTGAGTATTCGCGGCAATCTTGAATCGATACTGCAAGACGCAAGCGATGGCGCAGAGGGAACATTCGTATCCAGTCTGCTCAGCAAATTTCAGCGCAATTTCAAGGTTGCAGCGTCCAATGCTGACCTGAGATCATCTATCGTGGCGCGTCAGAATGGCAGCGAAATGAGCGTAGTCATTCCTGAAGGTCGATTGACCAGCGCTTCGGGTGAGGCGCTTATCGCGATTTCCCGTTTCAGCTGGGCGACAAACAATTCCGGTTCACAATTGCGCGGGAATTTCCTGACAGGCGGCGAAGGCCTTCCGAGGATCAACGGCAGGATGGAGCAAGCTCCCACAGGAGGGCTTATGCTGCGCATGGCGATGGCTGAATATGCCGCGGGCAGCGATCGGATTGCGATTCCGCGGCTTCAAGTTGCCCAAGGACGCGGTGAAGGTCTTGAGTTCGGCGGCGTAGTGAAAGCTGGCGGAGCGCTGCCAGGAGGCAGCGTCACGGCGTTGGAGCTTCCAATTGAAGGGCAGTGGTCTTCCGACGGGGAACTTTCGTTTGGCCGACGCTGCAGCCGCATCCGCTTCGATGCTCTAGCGATCTATGATCTCTCGCTCGAAGGGCAGTCGCTCGCGCTTTGTCCAAAGGGGCGCGCGATGGTTCGTTATGGCGAGGCCTTGCAAATCTCTGCTGAAACTAGAGATCTGGATCTTGTCGGGCAATTGGCCGGCTCACCCACCACTATTTCCACTAGGGCGGTTTCGTTTTCTTACCCCGGCAGCTTTGAACTAAACGAGCTTGCCGCAACTATCGGCGAGGATGGAAGCGCGATGCGATTGCGCGCCGATGTTTTGAGCGGTGACGGCGAGGGTTTAAGCGGAACTTTCAGCGGCGCTGATGCACGCCTCGATTTTGTCCCTCTCGATTTGGCTTCGATGGCTGGCCGTTGGGCGTATCGCGACGAAACCCTGCAAATTGACGAGAGCACATTCGTGTTGACGGAGAGAATCGAGGGCGAGGCGCGGTTCGAACCTCTTCTGGCTCGCGATGCGACACTAAGCCTATTTAACGGTGATCTTAGGGCACAAGCAGCTCTCATCCACCCAACTTCTCAAAGATTGATTACGCAGGTCGATGTCGACCACAATCTGGGCACAGGGCAGGGGCAGGCAACTCTGGCGGTGCCAGGCGTCGTTTTCGACGATCAATTGCGCCCGGAAGACATCAGCTATCTGGCAAAAGGCGTCATTGCCTTTGCGGATGGCGCGGTGTCAGGTGAGGGGACGGTAAGGTGGACCGAGGATACCATCGTCAGCGGCGGCACGTTTGGCACCGAGCGACTCGATCTGGCGGCTACATTTGGCCCTATCGATGGCTTGCGCGGGTCCATCGAGTTTACCGATCTGATCAATCTTACAACCGCGCCCGATCAAGTCATCGAAATCGGCTCGATCAATCCAGGGATTGAAGTGCTTGGCGGGCGCGTGGTCTTTTCCATGACCAACGGAGAATTGATCTCGGTAAAAGACGCGCGCTGGCCGTTTATGGGCGGCGAACTGATCCTCAGCCCTGTGGACATTCGCTATGGAGAGCAGGGTGAGCAGCTCTATGTTTTCGAGATCGTCGGGCTGGATGCGGCGACCTTTATCGCTCAGATGGAACTGACCAATCTGGGGGCAGATGGCACTTTTGATGGAACTGTGCCGATCCTTTTCGACGATCAGGGGAACGGCACAATTGGCACCGGTCTTTTGATCTCACGTCCTCCGGGCGGTAATGTCTCGTATATCGGCGAGCTGACATATGAGGATATGGGCGCGATCACGAACTTCGCGTTCCAATCTCTTCGCTCGCTGGATTACAAACAGATGAGCATCGGGCTGGACGGAAGTTTGGCCGGAGAGATCGTCACAAGTTTCAAGATCGACGGTGTGCGCCAAGGGGAGGGCGCCAGCCAAAACTTGGTGACGCGGCAGCTCGCCAAGCTTCCTATCCGGTTCAATATCAACGTCCGATCGCAGAATTTTTATCAGCTTGCGACTATGGTTCGATCATTCTTCGATCCCGAATACCTCGGCAACCCGGTGGATAAGGGACTGCTTTCGCTTGAGGAAGGGCGGTTTGCGCCGAACTCTCCATTTACCGAACCGCAGCCGATCCCGCCTCCGCAAGAAAACGAACCGCCACCGGCAACCGATATCAGGCGCGATAATGAATCGCCCGTTCAACCTTCAGAAAGCGACGAGACGCTATGA
- a CDS encoding YnbE family lipoprotein, with translation MTVKAGLGAVSVLALSGCINVAAPEEPIVIELNINIRQEVIYRLAEDAANTIDENADIF, from the coding sequence ATGACAGTCAAAGCCGGATTGGGCGCGGTCAGTGTGCTTGCTCTTAGTGGTTGCATCAATGTTGCAGCCCCGGAAGAGCCGATTGTGATCGAGCTCAATATCAACATCCGGCAGGAAGTTATTTACCGGCTGGCAGAAGATGCCGCCAACACGATTGATGAGAACGCGGACATTTTTTGA
- a CDS encoding YdbL family protein — MKMKMRNFALGAAAGIAALTAIAVPAQAQRDPAYAAARSSGQIGEKTDGYLGIVGSATPQLQRLVNDINIKRRAVYARKAQENNATLEEYALSAGCQAIARTVSGEKYQAPDGSWQTRTSAPPQRDPRCP; from the coding sequence ATGAAGATGAAGATGCGCAATTTCGCCCTCGGTGCTGCAGCAGGAATCGCTGCGTTGACCGCTATCGCCGTGCCTGCCCAGGCTCAGCGTGATCCTGCATACGCCGCTGCCCGCTCGTCCGGTCAGATCGGTGAGAAAACGGATGGTTATCTTGGCATTGTTGGTAGCGCCACGCCGCAGCTTCAGCGTCTGGTCAACGATATTAACATCAAACGCCGCGCGGTTTATGCTCGTAAAGCTCAGGAAAATAACGCGACGTTGGAGGAGTATGCTCTTTCGGCCGGTTGTCAGGCGATTGCGCGCACTGTTTCTGGTGAAAAATATCAAGCCCCTGATGGTTCGTGGCAAACGCGAACAAGCGCGCCGCCGCAGCGCGACCCACGCTGTCCGTAA
- a CDS encoding AtpZ/AtpI family protein yields MSEEKPAREPIAEDARIDALEARLKAANEREEQRTKPKVKGADANYRSGNRVLADLLGGIIGGSVIGWAFDAIFGTLPWGLLVGLFFGIGVAFRNIIRAANNSSDGSDTGS; encoded by the coding sequence ATGAGCGAAGAAAAGCCTGCACGAGAACCCATCGCTGAGGATGCGCGGATCGATGCGCTCGAAGCGCGGCTAAAAGCCGCAAACGAGCGCGAAGAGCAACGCACGAAGCCAAAGGTCAAAGGGGCTGATGCGAATTATCGCAGCGGCAACCGGGTACTGGCGGATCTGCTTGGTGGGATTATCGGAGGCTCCGTTATCGGATGGGCATTTGATGCCATTTTCGGAACGTTGCCCTGGGGTCTGCTGGTTGGCCTGTTCTTCGGGATAGGTGTCGCCTTCAGGAACATTATTCGAGCGGCGAATAACAGCTCCGACGGGTCCGATACGGGATCTTAA
- a CDS encoding F0F1 ATP synthase subunit A gives MAAEQAKVDPMKQFQLEPLFGSENWKDVAGFDIAFTNSALWMAITVVLLWAFVAGGMKRELVPGRWQMAVETFTGFIDDMLEANVGKEGRKYVSYIFSLFMFILFANLLGLLPIGVVGLHPFTFTSHFTVTGVLAVLSFSIVLIVGFWKHGIKFFTLFVPHGTPVPMVLPIALIEFFSFMIRPFSLALRLFVAMMAGHVLLKVLSSFVIDGLNAGAMTSVIVAVPSFALMIAISALEILVAGIQAYVFALLTSLYINDAEHLH, from the coding sequence GTGGCAGCCGAACAGGCAAAAGTCGATCCGATGAAGCAATTCCAGCTTGAGCCGTTGTTCGGCTCTGAAAACTGGAAAGATGTTGCTGGCTTCGATATCGCGTTCACCAATTCCGCACTTTGGATGGCCATCACGGTCGTCTTGCTTTGGGCGTTTGTAGCTGGTGGCATGAAGCGCGAGCTCGTGCCTGGCCGCTGGCAGATGGCGGTAGAGACCTTTACTGGCTTCATTGATGACATGCTCGAAGCGAACGTAGGCAAAGAAGGGCGCAAATATGTGTCCTACATCTTCAGCCTATTCATGTTCATCCTCTTTGCGAACCTTCTGGGCCTGCTGCCTATCGGGGTTGTTGGCCTCCATCCGTTTACGTTCACCAGTCACTTCACTGTGACAGGTGTGCTCGCTGTGCTCAGCTTCTCGATCGTCTTGATCGTCGGCTTTTGGAAGCATGGCATCAAATTCTTCACTCTGTTCGTGCCGCACGGAACGCCTGTTCCGATGGTTTTGCCGATCGCATTGATCGAGTTCTTCTCGTTCATGATCCGTCCTTTCAGTCTCGCGCTTCGTCTGTTCGTTGCGATGATGGCGGGCCACGTTCTGTTGAAAGTTCTCTCCAGCTTCGTGATCGACGGCCTCAATGCGGGTGCCATGACAAGCGTCATCGTTGCCGTGCCAAGCTTTGCATTGATGATCGCTATCAGCGCGCTTGAGATCCTGGTTGCAGGCATTCAGGCATATGTTTTCGCTCTTCTAACATCGTTGTATATCAACGACGCAGAGCACCTTCACTAA
- a CDS encoding F0F1 ATP synthase subunit C, translating to MEAEAAKLVGAGLAAIGAGMAAIGVGNVFGSFLESALRNPGAADGQQGRLFIGFAAAELLGLLAFVVAMILIFVA from the coding sequence ATGGAAGCAGAAGCAGCCAAGCTCGTAGGCGCAGGCCTTGCAGCAATCGGTGCCGGTATGGCAGCCATCGGCGTGGGTAACGTCTTTGGTTCGTTCCTCGAAAGCGCGCTGCGCAACCCAGGTGCGGCTGACGGTCAACAGGGTCGTTTGTTCATCGGCTTCGCCGCTGCCGAACTTCTCGGCCTGCTGGCGTTCGTCGTCGCGATGATCCTGATCTTCGTCGCTTAA
- a CDS encoding ATPase, with protein MPQIAQLAEFWSSQVFWTLIFFAITFFVIGRGMVPKVMGTVELRDNQIKEDLAAAQSARDAADQQEEAWRERENENRVAAQGVIADAKAKAAAANEKKLASAQKRLDTKLAEAEAEIEAARVSAMAEIEGVAADATQDIVVRLSGEKVDKRTARAAVKKALTNA; from the coding sequence ATGCCTCAGATAGCCCAACTTGCCGAATTCTGGTCGAGCCAGGTATTCTGGACTTTGATCTTTTTCGCGATCACATTTTTCGTGATCGGACGCGGAATGGTGCCCAAAGTCATGGGCACTGTTGAATTGCGCGACAACCAGATCAAAGAAGATCTGGCTGCTGCACAGTCAGCACGCGATGCGGCTGATCAACAAGAAGAAGCATGGCGTGAACGCGAGAATGAAAATCGCGTTGCCGCTCAGGGTGTGATCGCGGATGCCAAAGCCAAGGCGGCGGCAGCAAACGAGAAAAAGCTCGCGAGTGCGCAAAAGCGTCTCGACACCAAACTCGCTGAAGCCGAAGCCGAGATCGAAGCCGCCCGCGTAAGCGCAATGGCTGAAATCGAAGGCGTCGCCGCTGACGCAACCCAAGACATCGTCGTTCGTCTGTCAGGCGAAAAAGTCGACAAGCGCACCGCGCGTGCCGCAGTAAAGAAGGCTCTCACCAATGCCTGA
- a CDS encoding NADPH:quinone oxidoreductase family protein, which translates to MKALRVESVSDDLSGTRLVEIPQPARGADDVLVQVKAASLNYPDLLMTRGKYQFKPDVPFTSGLELAGEVIEAPAESGFAVGDRVMGGNKTGAFAEIASIPARGLSHIPDGIDYAPAAALGAAYSTAFTGLIELCDLQPGQWVLVHGASGGVGLAAIDLAKSMGARVIATTGVEAKRAQIQSLYKPDAVILAEGRFREQVQEITGGALCDIVFDPVGGDVFDESTRCVAFAGKLVVVGFTSGRIADVATNIPLIKGFSIVGLRAGEYARRFPERGAAINAAIADLSNNGRIKPAIDRVLPLSAWREGFEAMANRELVGKVVFEPGK; encoded by the coding sequence ATGAAGGCTCTCAGGGTCGAATCTGTGTCGGACGACCTGTCAGGCACTCGTCTGGTCGAGATACCTCAACCGGCTCGCGGCGCGGACGACGTGCTCGTCCAGGTCAAAGCGGCTTCGCTTAACTATCCCGATCTGTTGATGACGCGTGGCAAGTACCAGTTCAAACCGGACGTGCCCTTCACAAGCGGTCTGGAACTGGCGGGTGAAGTGATCGAAGCGCCTGCTGAAAGCGGCTTTGCAGTCGGTGACCGCGTCATGGGCGGCAACAAAACTGGCGCCTTTGCAGAGATCGCCAGCATCCCGGCACGCGGCCTCTCGCACATACCGGATGGCATCGACTACGCCCCGGCAGCGGCGCTGGGAGCTGCTTACTCAACCGCCTTCACTGGACTGATCGAGCTGTGCGATTTGCAGCCTGGCCAATGGGTTCTCGTACACGGAGCCAGTGGCGGTGTGGGATTGGCTGCGATCGATTTAGCGAAGTCGATGGGTGCGAGGGTTATTGCGACCACCGGTGTTGAGGCCAAGCGCGCCCAGATCCAATCGCTTTACAAGCCAGACGCGGTGATCCTCGCGGAAGGGCGGTTCAGAGAGCAGGTGCAAGAGATCACAGGCGGGGCGCTGTGTGATATCGTGTTCGACCCGGTCGGCGGCGATGTTTTCGACGAATCCACCCGCTGCGTTGCCTTCGCCGGGAAACTGGTCGTCGTTGGGTTTACGAGCGGGCGCATTGCGGACGTTGCCACCAACATTCCCTTGATCAAGGGTTTCTCAATCGTCGGATTGCGCGCGGGCGAATATGCGCGGCGTTTTCCAGAGCGAGGCGCAGCCATCAACGCCGCCATCGCAGATCTGTCCAATAATGGGCGTATCAAACCCGCAATCGATCGCGTGCTGCCGCTGAGCGCGTGGCGAGAAGGCTTTGAGGCGATGGCGAACCGCGAGCTTGTCGGCAAAGTTGTGTTTGAGCCCGGCAAATAG
- the gloB gene encoding hydroxyacylglutathione hydrolase, translating into MLTVHQFPCLSDNYGFLLHNRVTGDTAAIDTPDAKEYLRQAEAMGWTITHIWNTHWHPDHAGGNAEIVEATGARVLAPKEVEKLSKIDRIVSHGDTVNLGEHTAQIIDVSGHTNGHIAYHIVEEGIAFVGDAVFALGCGRMFEGEPKQFWNSLERIKRMSTATTLYCAHEYTQANAKFALHADPENEALQAYAAEIDEKRARGEPTVPTVLKRELETNPFLRADDPALMAKWGGTEPHETFAALRAAKDNF; encoded by the coding sequence ATGCTCACAGTCCATCAGTTCCCTTGCTTGTCCGACAATTATGGCTTCCTGCTGCATAACAGGGTGACCGGCGACACCGCCGCGATCGATACGCCTGATGCAAAGGAATATCTGCGTCAGGCCGAAGCTATGGGCTGGACCATCACGCATATCTGGAACACCCATTGGCATCCAGATCATGCGGGTGGGAATGCTGAAATTGTCGAAGCAACCGGCGCGCGCGTGCTGGCTCCCAAAGAGGTAGAGAAGCTTTCGAAGATCGATCGCATCGTCAGCCACGGCGACACCGTCAATCTCGGTGAGCACACCGCGCAAATCATCGACGTGTCCGGTCATACCAATGGCCACATCGCCTATCACATCGTCGAAGAAGGCATCGCGTTTGTCGGAGACGCGGTGTTCGCGCTCGGTTGTGGTCGAATGTTTGAAGGCGAACCCAAGCAGTTCTGGAACAGTCTTGAGCGGATCAAGCGAATGTCGACCGCGACGACGCTCTATTGCGCGCATGAATACACGCAAGCGAACGCGAAATTCGCGCTCCACGCTGATCCTGAGAATGAGGCGCTTCAGGCCTACGCTGCCGAGATCGATGAAAAGCGCGCGAGAGGCGAGCCGACCGTACCCACGGTTCTTAAGCGCGAGTTGGAGACCAACCCCTTTCTGAGGGCTGATGATCCCGCCCTGATGGCCAAATGGGGCGGCACAGAGCCGCATGAGACCTTTGCGGCGCTTCGTGCAGCCAAGGACAACTTCTAG